A stretch of Candidatus Sulfotelmatobacter sp. DNA encodes these proteins:
- the trmD gene encoding tRNA (guanosine(37)-N1)-methyltransferase TrmD: MSLLHVDLVTLFPEMFAPVIGLSIVGRAVEHGLVTVRTHHLLDALEGSARADERPYGGGPGMVLRVEPLARALDAILADAPAEERCRIVLTSATGRVFRQADAAGWAQLDRLVVICGHYEGVDERLLALYPIEEVSLGEFVLTGGEIAAMAFLDATVRLVPGAIDADSAEMDSWADGESLDHPAYTRPPTFRGIDVPAVLLSGDHAKIAAWRREQSRLRATARNAERDR; this comes from the coding sequence GTGAGCCTCTTGCACGTCGACCTGGTCACGCTCTTCCCGGAGATGTTCGCTCCGGTCATCGGGCTCTCGATCGTCGGCCGGGCGGTCGAGCACGGGCTGGTCACCGTTCGCACCCACCACCTGCTCGATGCGCTCGAAGGGAGCGCCCGCGCCGACGAGCGGCCCTACGGCGGCGGCCCCGGGATGGTGCTGCGCGTCGAGCCGCTGGCTCGCGCCCTGGACGCGATCCTGGCCGATGCTCCGGCCGAGGAGCGGTGCCGCATCGTGCTCACGTCCGCCACCGGCCGGGTTTTCCGCCAAGCCGACGCGGCGGGGTGGGCCCAGCTCGACCGCCTGGTCGTCATCTGCGGCCACTACGAGGGTGTCGACGAGCGGCTGCTGGCCCTCTATCCGATCGAGGAGGTCTCGCTGGGCGAGTTCGTCCTGACCGGCGGCGAGATCGCCGCCATGGCCTTCCTCGACGCGACGGTCCGGCTGGTCCCGGGCGCGATCGACGCCGACTCCGCCGAGATGGACTCGTGGGCCGACGGCGAGAGCCTCGACCACCCCGCGTATACGCGCCCGCCGACCTTCCGAGGGATCGACGTTCCCGCGGTGCTCCTTAGCGGCGACCATGCGAAGATCGCAGCCTGGCGCCGCGAGCAGTCGCGCCTGCGCGCCACCGCCCGCAACGCCGAACGCGATCGCTGA
- a CDS encoding tetratricopeptide repeat protein, which translates to MGFFDRLRRLVPGRPPTPFARGVRALDRGRLDEAEAAFAQAALAADAAQLALIANKLAIVAIHRGRRDLAVAQLVRALELNPRSPAAITTVGNLLLEDGDADEAVAHYEAAIRIDDAYGPAYHNLGVALHRAGRRGAAVRNLRKASRLEGRKRRP; encoded by the coding sequence GTGGGGTTCTTCGACCGGCTGCGGCGCTTGGTCCCGGGCCGGCCGCCGACGCCGTTCGCTCGCGGCGTCCGCGCGCTCGACCGCGGACGGCTGGACGAGGCCGAGGCGGCCTTCGCGCAGGCCGCGCTCGCCGCGGACGCCGCGCAGCTGGCGCTGATCGCCAACAAGCTCGCGATCGTGGCCATCCATCGCGGGCGGCGCGATCTCGCAGTAGCGCAGCTGGTGCGCGCGCTCGAGCTCAACCCGCGCTCGCCGGCCGCCATCACCACCGTCGGAAACCTGCTGCTCGAGGACGGCGACGCCGACGAAGCCGTCGCGCACTACGAGGCCGCCATCCGGATCGACGACGCCTACGGGCCCGCCTACCACAACCTGGGCGTCGCGCTGCACCGCGCCGGGCGCCGCGGCGCGGCGGTGCGGAATCTGCGGAAGGCCTCGCGGCTCGAGGGCCGCAAGAGACGCCCGTAA